In the Cellvibrio sp. KY-GH-1 genome, CTTCAACAATACGAACTTGTTTGGGAAGACTCATAGGGAAAATTATCGCTAATGGATGTGAGCGAAAGTTTACCAGATAGGTGTGGGTGCTTGAACCCGATTTAAGCAGAAAGGCTGGCGCCCGGTAGGGTTTGCTCGGCGTCGCTCAGGACTTGATGCAGTTGTTCAAGCTGGATTGGTTTGGTGGCAAATGCGTTCATCCCGCACGCAAAGGCGCGATCAGTTTCTGCTTGTTGAACACCCGCCGTTAACGCAATAATCCAGGGTTGAGGGCCGGCATTCTGTTGCGCGCGAATAATTTCAGTGGCGGTGTAGCCATCCATAATGCGCATTTGAATATCCATTAAAATAATTTCGACAGGAATTTCTTTGCAGATATCCACTGCCTCTCTGCCATCGGCAACGGCGGTGACATTGGTGTAGCCGAGTTTGGCGAGCATTTTAATCACAACCATCTGATTCACGCTGTTATCTTCCACGACCAGGATGCGTGTTTTTTTGGTGGCTACCGGCACGCTTTTGGTCTGCGCATCCGGGTGATGACTGCCGAGTTTCAATGCGCGCAGTAAAGCGCGAATCAAATCATTATTGCGCGTAGGCTTTTGCAAACTAATAAACGTGCTGATGCGCCCGCTGGAGCGATCAGAGGCGCTGCTGAGTATGATAGTGGGAATGGGGGCGGTAGGGCGGAGATCATTCAGTCGTTCGGCCAGTTCGCTGCCATGCATCCCCGGCATACATTGATCGAGAATGGCCACATCAAAATGATGTCCTAGCCCTGCGTTTTCCAGGGCATTTTCTGGTGATGCATACGCAGTAGCACGCATACCCCATTGCATTAAGGTGGCCGCGAGAATTTTTCGATTGGTGGCATTGTCATCCACAATTAGCGCGTGCAAATTATTAAATTGATGGGTGTCCAACGCTTGTTGTTCGTGCGCTTTGTCTTCATACATCACCTGGGTGGTAAAGTAAAAACTGGTGCCCTTGTGAACTTTGCTGTTAAAGCAGATTTCTCCGCCCATTTGCTGCACAATTTTTTTGGAAATCGCCAGCCCTAACCCAGTGCCGCCGTATTTGCGGGTGATCGAGTTATCCGCTTGGGTAAAAACCTGAAACAAATTGCCTTGGTGCTCGTCGGGTATGCCTATACCAGTATCGTGAACGGCAAATAAAATTTTGCAGCTGCTTTCATCACTATTTTTATGCTGCAACTCAATGCGCAGTATGACTTCGCCGCGCTCGGTAAATTTAATGGCATTGCCAATTAAATTAATCAGCACCTGGCGAATACGTGAAGAATCCCCCTCCAAGTGCAGTGGTACTTCTGGTTCTATGTAATAGTTTAATTCCAGCTTTTTGTCGGCCGCGCTTTTGGAAAATAACTCGAGGGTATCCTCAATTAATTCTCGCAAATGGAATGAATGTATATCCAGAATGATCTGGCCGGCTTCAATTTTGGAATAATCGAGAATGTCATTGATGATAACCAACAGGCCTTCGCCGCAACTTTGAATGGTGCGCACCAATTGTCGTTGTTCATCGTCCAGCCTTGTTTCACCCAGCAGTGACGCACAGCCAATAACACCATTCATGGGTGTGCGAATTTCATGGCTCATTACAGCGAGAAATGAGCTCTTGGCTACCGCGGCTTGCTCGGCCGCTGTTTTTGCGTAATCCAATGCATTTTCTGTGTGCACTTGTTCGGTGATGTCTCGCGATAATCCCACCATGCCCAAGAGTTTTTGACGATCATCAAAAATAGGAACCTTTATGGAATCAATGTATTTTTCCTGTCCGGCACTATTAAGAATGTGCTCGCGCTGACGACGCATTTTTCCGGAGCGCAACATGTCTTGTTCTTCTTCAAAAATACGAATGCCTTCTTCGGGTGAAAACTTGGGTGAATCCTTATCAGTTTTACCCAGCCATTGATCGGTCGACTTAAAGCCGTGAAACTCCTTCCAGGCTTTGTTACCGCCTAAAAAGCGCGACTGAGGGTCTTTGTAGTAAAACAAATCCGGCAATTGGTCTTGCAGGAACAAAAAATAATTGGCCGATTTAATGGCGGCTTCCTGTTTGCGGTAGCTGATTTCGATCGAAAAAATGGCGCCCGACCAACTGCCCTCAGCACTACTACTTTCCGATGGATCGTAAGTTGCCTGGAGCAAAAAACGGCACTTGTCACCGGCTGGGGATTTGTAGGTAAATTCAAAGTTGATCAGCGGGTCTGCGTTTTCATTATTGCTGTGGCTATTGCTAGCTTCGGCGAAACGCTGCTGTAACAGGGATTTTTCCGGTTCAGGAAATACATCGAAAAACACACTGGCACTGGCCAGAACGCTGGCGGGGGAGATATTAAAAAAACGGCTGATGGTTGGGCTGCAAAATTCAAATTTGCCGCCCGTGGCTGAGGTTTTATAAACGAATAATACAAACGGGAAATTATTATTGTGCTCCAGCATAAGGAGTCCCCTGTATTAGCTGCGCTTCCTTGGGTTGGCGCGTAAGTTTCCGTGTTACCAACATGAGTGCAGTGATTAACTCCAATTCCCTTAGCCTAGCTGATGGCACAGGTTTTGTCACAAATTCCCCGTTTGTATGGCCGGGTTTTGCACCGTCGCTTTTTGTTAATCCTCACCCCAGCGTGGCATTAACTCCTGCGTAACGCCCAGCTGATCCAGAATACGGGCAACAATAAAATCAATTAACTCTTCTACAGTTTGTGGCTGCATATAAAAACCGGGGCTTGCGGGTAGTACCACCACGCCCATTTGAGTGAGCTTGAGCATATTTTCCAAATGGATTTCCGAGTAGGGCGTCTCGCGAGGAACTACAATTAATTTGCGCCGCTCTTTTAGCGCAACATCGGCGGCGCGTTCAATTAAATTATTGCTGGCGCCATGCGCAATAGCCGATAAGGTTCCGCCGCTCGCGGGGCAAATCACCATCGAGCTCGGCGAACTGGAACCGGAAGCCACAGCGGCAAACCAATCGTCTTTTGCCAGCACTTGCAGTTGGTCTTCATCCGCTTCAAACAGAGAACTGAAAAACGCCTGCTGTTCATCAATATCGCGCGGCAAATCCAAATCTGTCTCAGTGCGAATAACTACTTCCGCTGCACTGGAAATCATCAAATACACTTTGCAATCCGCCGCCAACAAACACTGCAACAGTCGCAACCCGTACTGGGCACCGGAAGCGCCCGTTATTGCGAGTGTGATGGTGCGTTGTTTTGATTGAGTCATAGGTGGTGCCTCAAGTTTTGTAACAGTGTCAGATGCGCAGCTTCGCGCGCTGCTATTCCCATAGGCTTATGATATGGGGTTTGGCGATGACAAGCCACATAATTGCCAAAACGCTTACTGGAATGGCGACTATCGCTGCGCGAGTTACGTACACATGGTAAATATGCAGCCGCGCGGATGATTGTTGATCGTACCGCTGGGTATTTAATTGCGCGAAAATCTGCGGCAGTTTGATATTGCCGTACCAGATATCGGCAATTTCTAATGGAATAATTACCAGCAGAATAATAAGCAATTTCCATTGCAGCCAGGGCTGTGCAAAGCCAAATAGCAGCGCTGCCATCGCGATACCCGAAGCGACCAGGCACACAAAGGCGATATGTTCGAGTATCAGCATCTGGATAAATACTTTGTAACCCAGATGAGTTGCCGATGTAAATTCGCCCTCGCGCTGCCGCAGTGCCATCAACATGCACCAGGCGCCCAGGCTTGGCCCCAACCAAAAAATCAACGCACCTATATGCAGTATTTTCAGGCCGATAAACCAATCAACACTATTCATTTTAATGGGTGACTTTCATAGTCTGTTGATGAGGAAATACAAACACGGCAATCGCCAGCATCCACGCCGTGCTCCACACCATACCGGCGGCGGTAAAAAATTTCGCTGCATCCAATGCATAAAATGCACAGCAAATACTCAGCCCAAAACCAAAGAACCAACCGGGAATGCCGGCGAAAATTATTTTTCGCGGTAAGGCTTTGTTCCGCAGCAACAAAATATTCAGCAACAACCCACCGATATTATAAAGCCCATTGCCGAGTGTTCCGGTTAATTGCATGGCAATCATTTCCAGCGTTTGCATACTGGCAAGCGTCGGGTCAATACTGTGACTATGCGGAATCACAAACGCAAAAATCACCTCCGCCCCAATATCCGGCACTATTCCTAACCCCACCAACAACACACCCAATAATCGCCATTCAGATTCCGGAATAAACGGCAATAACATAATACAAAAGGTCAACAACCCCAGCGCCGCCAGCATCCAGTTAAACCACCCCAATTGCCAGAGTGCTAAATTGTTTTGAATAAATGCATTGCGCTCAGTAATGCTATTGCCGGAGGCAACTAACCCATCGGTAATAACGAAAGCCATTTGGAGGCAGGCGAGGGTTAGGATTAAAACAATCAGAAAACCAAGGGTTGAATTTTTCTGCATAGATCGATCGCCATCTCCGTTACATTGTTTAGTCATCAATGTCTTTCGGCAGACGTTTCGAATTGACTCCGATGGATGCCCACCAGGGTAATTCAATCAATAGCGTTTCTTTCCCTTCATTGTTTAAACGATATCCCATGTCATAATTTACAAGATAGGCCCCGGCAAACGGGATAAAAATTGTCAACATGGTGGCTTTGACTTTGTCAAAGCCAGAGTAAAGCGGAAACCTACACGCACCATATATTGTGAGCGTTGAATATAGGAGCCATATTAACCCAGTAGCAAAAAACCAACTGCCAAAATCCATAGTGGTCATCCCTAGCTAAGTTTATGGGTAGCTTACAGCGCATGCTTAGTCAGTTGATCCACCAACTTCTGATGCACACCGCCAAACCCGCCATTGCTCATAATCACAATATGCGTGTTGGGTTCGCTGATGGAGATGGCGCAGTGGATGAGTTCATCCAGGTCTCTTACCAATTTTGCGGGTACCGGGCTTTTGTTGACGATCTCGTCCATGGCCCAATCGACATTCGGGGGTTGGTACCACAAAACGTCGTCCGCGTCGGTGACGCTTTTGTTGAGTGAGCTTTTGTGGACGCCCATGCGCATGGTGTTGGAGCGGGGTTCGATGATGGCGATAATTTTTTCGTCACCCACTTTTGCGCGCAAACCGGCGAGTGTGGTTTTAATCGCGGTGGGGTGATGGGCGAAATCATCGTAGACTTTGATGCTATGGACGTCAGCTAAAATTTCCATACGGCGTTTTACACCGGCAAATTGTTCGAGTGCTTTAGCGGCGTGCTCTGGTGTTACGCCCACATGGCGTGCGGCGATAATTGCGGCTAATCCATTATTCACATTATGAATGCCGGTTTGTGCCCAGTGAATTTTCGCAACTTCTTCACCATTGTGAATTACCGCGAAAGCGGAGCCGTCGGTCGCTAACAGCTTGGCTTGCCATTCTGGTGCTTTCTGTTCGGTAGTAGGTTCCTGTGCAGAGTTTTCTTCGCTAATCACCGTAAATTGTTGTTGCGGTGTCCAGCAACCTTGTTGAATCACTTCTGCAAGGGCTTTGTCGTTAGTCGGGGAAATTAATAAACCGTTATTGGGGACTGTGCGCACCAAATGATGGAATTGTTTTTGAATCGCCGCGAGGTCGGGGAAAATATCGGCGTGATCAAATTCGAGGTTATTTAAAATCACTGTACGCGCGTTGTAGTGAACAAACTTGGAGCGCTTATCAAAAAAGGCGCTGTCGTATTCGTCCGCTTCCACCACAAAAAATGGCGTATTGCCAAGGCGCGCAGACGTGGGGAAATTTTTGGTGACGCCGCCAATCAAATAACCCGGTTCCATACCGGCGTATTCCAGAATCCAGGCGAGCATCGAGGATGTAGTGGTTTTTCCGTGGGTGCCAGCGACCGCCAATACCCATTTGCCTTGCAACACGTGGTCGCGCAGCCATTGTGGGCCGGAGGTATAAGGAATGCCTTGATTGAGTACATATTCAACACTGGGGTTGCCGCGGCTCATGGCGTTGCCAACCACTACCAGGTCAGGCGGGGTGGGCATATGGGGCGGTTGCAGATGGATGGGGTCAAAACCTTGAATTAGCTCAATGCCTGCTTGTTCAAGTTGGGTGCTCATGGGCGGGTAGACATTGGCGTCGCTGCCGGTAACGCGGTGGCCGAGTTGTTTGGCGAGTTGGGCGAGGCTACCCATGAAAGTGCCACAAATTCCGAGTATATGAATGTGCATATTTAACTCATTATTGAATAGTGTTTTGTGTGATTGGTATAAAGGGATTAACCTATACTTTTCAGTGGATTGCAACCTGATTGAGTCTGGCAGGAGTATCAACCCGTGCGATATGGGTCAATTATTGTTAGTGCGGTAATAGCGTTGAGCTTGATGGTTGTCGAGGCATCGGCACAGGCTTCTATTAATCCAAATTCCCGTGTGGTTAAAGTTGCGGCGGCCAAGTCAGAATTTGCGGTTGCCCAGGATTATTTTGTACAACTCTTGCGCAAGGCCCTGGAGGCTGGCGCGGGTGGGCGGCCGGTGCCCGTAATTCATGAAACCGAGTTGATGGAACAAGGTTTGGGTGTGCAGGAAATGATTCGCGGCAAAAAAGTGGACGTCTATTGGATGGGCACAGACGCAGAGCGCGAGCGCAAGCTGCGCCCCGTTCGCATCCCGTTGGATCGCGGTTTAATCGGCCATCGCCGTTTTATTATCCAGAAGCGCATGAAAGGGGCGTTTGATGGAGTGAGCGATTTAAAAGTGCTGAGTGGCTATTCCGCTTGCCAGGGTGTGGAGTGGCCTGATACCAAAGTGTTGCGCATGGCAGGTTTAAAAGTGCGTGAGATCTCCAGCTTTGATCGCATCTTTCAGGAAGTGGCTAGTTTGCGTTGCGAATATTTTCCGCGCGGCTATTTTGAGGGCTATTCAGAAGTAGAGCAGCGCAAAGCAACCTATCCCGATTTAATGTTTTACGAAAACCTGATTCTGGAATATCCCTTTGCGCTGTATTTTTTTGTAAACCCAAAAGATGAAGAGCTGGCGCGCTGGATAGAAATGGGCCTGGAAAAAATGATTGATGATGGCTCATTTGTTAAGCACATGGAGCTGCACCCCTTAACCAAAATCGCGTTTCCGCTCAACAAGGTGAAGAACCTGCGCTGGATTCATATTGAAAACCCCAACATGCCGGCGGGAACGGATTATAGAAATCCGCGTTACTGGTTTCAGCCCAGTGATTTTAAATAGGCTTAGCGCTCTCCCATTAGCCGCCAAGATAACGCGCGCGCTTGGCGGCTTTCATTTGGGTGATGTCACCCATAAATAATCCGTCTACACAATTGCCGAATTCTGAATCCACGCTAAAGGCGAGTAGTTCATAACCCCCTTCTTCATAGAGTGCAGCATATTGCTTAAACAGCACAGGGATTTTGTGACCGGCAGTGGAAAATTCCGTTTGCAGAATTTCAAAACCCTGATCGCGATCCAGCTTGCTGAATTTGTGTTGCAACGCAATTAACGCATCTTCATCAATTTCATGCGGGTGTTTGCCTTCCGCAAGGCTCTCGCTGTCTTTGTAATAGCGCTCGTAATAAAACACCAACAAATCGCGCAGTGCTTTCGGGTATTGCGCGCTCATACTCACCGGGCCAAATACGTAGCGAATGTCCGGGTTGTGTTTGATGTAGGCGCCCAAACCCTGCCATAAATAATCCAGGCTGGCTTTGCCCCAATAATCCGGATGCACAAAACTGCGGCCCAATTCCAATCCTTGTTCGAGATAGGGTTTAATGCCGGGCTGAAACTCAAATAAATCGGCGGTGTACAGCCCGCTAATACCTTTTCTATGGAGAATTTTTTGCGCCTCACCTAAACGATAGGCGCCGGCGATACACAGCTTTTCCTCATCCCACAATACCAGATGACGATAATAGTGATCGTACTTATCCAAGTCGCGGCGGCTACCGGTGCCTTCACCTACTAAACGAAATGTTTGCTCACGTAGTCGACCAATTTCGCGCAGCACGGTGGGGTGATGGTTGTAATCGCACAAATAAATGCCGTGGTTATCGCGCGTTTGGCCAATCAGTTCTGCCGATTTAAACTCCTTGATTAAAGCGGCCCGATCTTCCGGGTGGGCGATGGTTTTTTCGGTGATAAAAATCGCCGGGCGTTGACCCTTTGCACTGCGATTTTTGCCGATTTTATAAAGGTGTTTTTTCAGGCGTTTAATTAGCGCCTTGTCCGCCAGCTTGTCGGTTTCCAATGCGTGGTGGGGAATCACTTCGCCAATTCGGAATTTAATTTCAGCCGAATGTTTATTAAACATTTCGTGGGCGAGCAGGGCGGTGGCTAAGGGTTTGAATATCATCGATGCGCTGTAAAACAGCAGTGAATTTTTGGCAGAGACAAAAATCGGCAAAATCGGCGCTTTGGTTTTGCGTGCAAAATGTAAAAATCCCGCCTGCCACTTTCCATCGCGAATGCCTTTGGGGCTGGCGCGCGAGACTTCGCCCGCCGGGAAAATAATAATGGCTTCGTCGTTATTTAGCGCTTGTAAAATATTCTTATAGCTCTGCTTATAGGCTCCGCGTGTCATATTGTCTAACGGCAAGAGCAACTCGTGCAGCGGTTCAAAGGCCATGAGCATATCATTAGCAATAATTTTTACATCTTTGCGCACTTCGCTTACCAAACGCACCAGTGCCAAGCCATCCAGCGAACCAATGGGGTGGTTGGCGATAATGATTACTCGCCCCTGTGCGGGAATATTATTGC is a window encoding:
- the mpl gene encoding UDP-N-acetylmuramate:L-alanyl-gamma-D-glutamyl-meso-diaminopimelate ligase, whose product is MHIHILGICGTFMGSLAQLAKQLGHRVTGSDANVYPPMSTQLEQAGIELIQGFDPIHLQPPHMPTPPDLVVVGNAMSRGNPSVEYVLNQGIPYTSGPQWLRDHVLQGKWVLAVAGTHGKTTTSSMLAWILEYAGMEPGYLIGGVTKNFPTSARLGNTPFFVVEADEYDSAFFDKRSKFVHYNARTVILNNLEFDHADIFPDLAAIQKQFHHLVRTVPNNGLLISPTNDKALAEVIQQGCWTPQQQFTVISEENSAQEPTTEQKAPEWQAKLLATDGSAFAVIHNGEEVAKIHWAQTGIHNVNNGLAAIIAARHVGVTPEHAAKALEQFAGVKRRMEILADVHSIKVYDDFAHHPTAIKTTLAGLRAKVGDEKIIAIIEPRSNTMRMGVHKSSLNKSVTDADDVLWYQPPNVDWAMDEIVNKSPVPAKLVRDLDELIHCAISISEPNTHIVIMSNGGFGGVHQKLVDQLTKHAL
- a CDS encoding PAS domain-containing hybrid sensor histidine kinase/response regulator, producing MLEHNNNFPFVLFVYKTSATGGKFEFCSPTISRFFNISPASVLASASVFFDVFPEPEKSLLQQRFAEASNSHSNNENADPLINFEFTYKSPAGDKCRFLLQATYDPSESSSAEGSWSGAIFSIEISYRKQEAAIKSANYFLFLQDQLPDLFYYKDPQSRFLGGNKAWKEFHGFKSTDQWLGKTDKDSPKFSPEEGIRIFEEEQDMLRSGKMRRQREHILNSAGQEKYIDSIKVPIFDDRQKLLGMVGLSRDITEQVHTENALDYAKTAAEQAAVAKSSFLAVMSHEIRTPMNGVIGCASLLGETRLDDEQRQLVRTIQSCGEGLLVIINDILDYSKIEAGQIILDIHSFHLRELIEDTLELFSKSAADKKLELNYYIEPEVPLHLEGDSSRIRQVLINLIGNAIKFTERGEVILRIELQHKNSDESSCKILFAVHDTGIGIPDEHQGNLFQVFTQADNSITRKYGGTGLGLAISKKIVQQMGGEICFNSKVHKGTSFYFTTQVMYEDKAHEQQALDTHQFNNLHALIVDDNATNRKILAATLMQWGMRATAYASPENALENAGLGHHFDVAILDQCMPGMHGSELAERLNDLRPTAPIPTIILSSASDRSSGRISTFISLQKPTRNNDLIRALLRALKLGSHHPDAQTKSVPVATKKTRILVVEDNSVNQMVVIKMLAKLGYTNVTAVADGREAVDICKEIPVEIILMDIQMRIMDGYTATEIIRAQQNAGPQPWIIALTAGVQQAETDRAFACGMNAFATKPIQLEQLHQVLSDAEQTLPGASLSA
- a CDS encoding DUF2269 family protein, whose translation is MNSVDWFIGLKILHIGALIFWLGPSLGAWCMLMALRQREGEFTSATHLGYKVFIQMLILEHIAFVCLVASGIAMAALLFGFAQPWLQWKLLIILLVIIPLEIADIWYGNIKLPQIFAQLNTQRYDQQSSARLHIYHVYVTRAAIVAIPVSVLAIMWLVIAKPHIISLWE
- a CDS encoding flavin prenyltransferase UbiX; translation: MTQSKQRTITLAITGASGAQYGLRLLQCLLAADCKVYLMISSAAEVVIRTETDLDLPRDIDEQQAFFSSLFEADEDQLQVLAKDDWFAAVASGSSSPSSMVICPASGGTLSAIAHGASNNLIERAADVALKERRKLIVVPRETPYSEIHLENMLKLTQMGVVVLPASPGFYMQPQTVEELIDFIVARILDQLGVTQELMPRWGED
- a CDS encoding lysophospholipid acyltransferase family protein codes for the protein MLNIEQSLVDKFPGFNQQAPIVRNSTLSILRKLTHEKEINAFLREHEGNQGIDFIDRIFEYFNFSYSVSQRERNNIPAQGRVIIIANHPIGSLDGLALVRLVSEVRKDVKIIANDMLMAFEPLHELLLPLDNMTRGAYKQSYKNILQALNNDEAIIIFPAGEVSRASPKGIRDGKWQAGFLHFARKTKAPILPIFVSAKNSLLFYSASMIFKPLATALLAHEMFNKHSAEIKFRIGEVIPHHALETDKLADKALIKRLKKHLYKIGKNRSAKGQRPAIFITEKTIAHPEDRAALIKEFKSAELIGQTRDNHGIYLCDYNHHPTVLREIGRLREQTFRLVGEGTGSRRDLDKYDHYYRHLVLWDEEKLCIAGAYRLGEAQKILHRKGISGLYTADLFEFQPGIKPYLEQGLELGRSFVHPDYWGKASLDYLWQGLGAYIKHNPDIRYVFGPVSMSAQYPKALRDLLVFYYERYYKDSESLAEGKHPHEIDEDALIALQHKFSKLDRDQGFEILQTEFSTAGHKIPVLFKQYAALYEEGGYELLAFSVDSEFGNCVDGLFMGDITQMKAAKRARYLGG